TTCTACCGCCGGCACGGGGTGCGGGTCCTGGACGTGCCGTTCTTCCAACCGCCGGTGGCGCCCGGCCGAGCCCGGGTCGAGGGGATGCTGCTCGGGGTGCTGACCCCGGGTGCCGTGCCGGGGCGCGTCGACGCCGGACCGGTCCTGACCTACCTCACCGACTACCTGCGGGGCTCCGGCGAGGATCTCGACGCGGCCCCGGCGAGCACCCTGCTGCACGCCCTGGCCGGCGACACGGTGCCGGTGGTCGACCTGCCCACCCGCGGGTGAGGCGGGCCCGCCGGAGCACCGGCAGGGCGCTGCTCGAGTCAGCCCGGCTCGGCCAGCAGGTCGGCCCAGCGGGAGGCGCCGTCGTCGGAGAACAGGTCGGTGCCCACCACCATCCAGCTGGCCCCGGCCGCGAGCGCCTCGTCGGCGTGCTCACGTCGGACGCCGCCGTCCAGGCCGATGGGGCGGTGCGGGTCCCGGGCGTGCAGCTGCTCCACCTTGTCGAGCGCCCTGACGTCGAAGGCGGACCCGGCGCGTCCCGGCACGACGGACATCACCAGCACCGCCAGCCCTCCGGGCACGACGTCGACCGGTGTCCCGGGGGAGATGGCCAACCCGGGACGGGTGCCGCGTCGTTCGAGGCGCCGAGCGGCGGCCCGCCAGTCGTCGGTCTCCGCGTGCACGAAGACGGTGTCGCACACGTCGGCCCAGGCGTCCACCACCCTGCTGGGCTCCTCGGCCATGACGTGGGCCTCCGCCTCGGTGCCGGTCGCCGCGGAGATCCGGGCCGCCTCGGCCGGGTCGAACCCGCCGGGCGCGGCGAACCTGCCGTCCGTGGTGTCCCAGTGCAGCCGCCGTAGTCCGGCATCCCGACGCGAGAGCACCGCCGTCAGCTGGCTCTCCGGCGGCACCGACCACAGCGATCCGGCGACCCTCGCACCCCGCGCCGGGTCACCCATCGACAGCCGCCAGCGCCGCCTCGGCGAGCTCGTGGTCGACGACGGCGCTGGTGATGAGCCCGCCCCGGACCACCGCCCGGATCGCATCCGCTTTCTCCGAGCCGCCCGCGATCCCGATGACGCGGGGCACCGCCGTCAGCTGGTCGAAGGAGATGGAGACGCACCGCTTCTGGAACTCGGGGTCCACCAGCCCTCCGTCGGCGCGCACCAGGATGCCGGCGATGTCGGCCACGCACCCCAGCTCGACGAAGCGCTCGACGTCCTGCGGCGGGAGGACCTCCCGCACCTGGGTGATGGGAGGGTCCCAGCTGCCCACGGACAGGATGGCCGTGGTCACGGCCGGGAAGAGGTCCATCGCCATCGCGATGTCGGGGTGGTGCTTGAGGGTCTCCGCGGTGTCGGCGTCCTGGACGAACAGCGGGGAGAAGATGGGGCGCACGCTGCCCCCGACGCGTTGCGCCGTGTGGCGCACGATCTCGATGGGTGAGGCCCCCAGGTCCCCGCTGACGAAGCCGGTGAGCTGCACGACGGTCACCCGCGGCAGCCGGATGAGCTGGCTGGTCGTCGACGTCAGCGTGCGACCCCAGGTCATGCCCAGGACCTCACCCTCCCTGACCGTCGTGCTGAGCAGCTCGGCCGCGGCCGCGCCGACCTGCTGGCGCACGTCGTCCTGCCCACCGTGGGAGCGGATGACGACGCACTCCTTGAGCCCCAGGGCCTCGGCGAGACGCGCGGCGAGCCCGGGGTCGGGCAGCCCGACGTCGTTGATGGTGATGGTGACGACACCCTCGTCGCGGGCCCGGGCGAGGTAGCGCGCCACCTTGAACCGCGAGATGCCGAGCTCGCGACCGATCTCGGTGTGCGGTCGGTCCTCGAGATAGCTCAGCCGGGCGACCTGGGCCATGAGGATGCGGTCGCTGGCGGCGATCTCCTGGGCATCTTTGCTCATCTGAGCATACTAGTCACATTCTGGTCACAGATGTGAAATCTGCGTGAAATGGTGGCACGGTGAGCCCTACGCTCAGATGCGTTGGTCGCCGCTCAGGTGAGCAGCCTGGCCGTGAGACGAAGGAGTGCCGGACCCGTGACAGTCGATGACGACGTGCTGACCGTCGCGCGTGCCCGCCTGCTCTCGGAGGCCGACGGGATCCACCGTCTCGCCGACCGGCTGGACGAGACCTTCGAGCAGGCGGCGGCCGCCCTCCTGGGCTGCACCGGCAAGGTCTTCGTCGGCGGCTCCGGCACCTCGGGTGCCGTGGCACGGCGTATGGCGCACGTGCTCTCGGTGACCGGGACCCCCGCGCTCTTCCTGGCCCCCATGGACAGCCTGCACGGCGCCTCGGGCGCGATAACGGACGAGGACCTCATGCTGCTCGTCTCGCACGGCGGCTCCTCGCACGAGGTCGTGGAGACCGCGGGCATCGCCCGCGCGCACGGCGCCCAGGTCGTCGCGATGACCGGACGCACGGACAGCGACCTCGCCCGTCGGGCCGACCTCACCCTGCTCGTCACCGTCCCCTCCCAGGCCGACATCGGCGGGGTGATCGCCACCGGCATCACGCTGGCCCAGTCGGCCTACGGCGACGCCCTCGCCGAGGTCGTCATGCGCGCCCGCGGCTACACCTGGGAGCAGTTCATGCGCACGCACCCGGCGGGTGCCGTCGGGATGCGTGAGGAGCTCCCGGAGGACCTCCCGCTCCTGCGGCTCCCTGCGCGCGCGGGCGGTGGGCTGCCGTGAGCGCCGTCGTCATGGGTGTGGACAGCTCGACGCAGTCGTGCACCGTCGAGCTGCGCGACGTCACCACCGGCGCGCTGCGGGCGCAGGGGCGAGCGGCGCACCCCCGCACGAGCCCCCCGGTGAGCGAGCAGCACCCGGACTCGTGGTGGGAGGCGCTGGTCGCGGCCACGCACCAGGCGCTCGCCGCGCTCGACCGGCCCGCCGAGGTGGTCGCCGTCAGCGTCGGCGCGCAGTGCCACGGGCTGGTCGTCACCGATGCCGGCGGCGAGGTGGTCCGACCCGCGAAGCTCTGGAACGACACCACCTCGGGCGCGCAGGCGCGCTCCATGCTCGATGCGCGCGGCGCGGCGTGGTGGGCCAACCAGGTCGGCCTGCTGCCCTCCGCCGCCATCACCATCACCAAGCTGGCGTGGCTGGCCGAGCACGAGCCCGCCTCGCTCGCCCGGGCGCACCGGCTGCACGTGCCGCACGACTGGCTGACCTTCCGCCTCACGGGTGAGCACGTCACCGACCGCTCCGACGCCTCGGGCACCGGCTACTACTCCTCGGACACCGGCCGGTGGCGCCCGGACCTCCTCGAGGAGTTCGTGGGCGGGCGCGACTGGGCCCCCGCCCTGCCGCACGTGCTCCAGCCCGAGGAGGCCGCCGGCCGCGTCACCGACGAGGCCGCCGCGGCCCTCGGCATCCCCGCCGGGGCCCTCGTCGGCCCGGGCGGCGGCGACCAGCACCTCGCCGCCCAGGGCATCGGGCTGCGCCCCGGTGACCGGGCCTACAGCCTGGGCACCTCCGGCGTCGTCATCGCGCACTCCGAGGGGCCGGTGCACGACGTCTCGGGCGAGATCGACGGCGTCGCGGACGTCACCGGCCACTGGCTGCCCCTCGTCTGCACCCTCAACGCGACCAAGGTGACCGACACCGTCGCCGCCCTGCTCGCCGTCGACCACGGCACGCTCGGCGAGCTGGCTCTCGCGGCACCCGTGACGCCCGACCGGCCGGTGCTCGCGGCATACCTCGACGGCGAACGGTCGCCCCGCCTCCCCCACGCGCGCGGGATGCTGGCCGGGCTGACGGGCGACCTCACCCGTGAGCAGCTCGCGCTGGCCGCCGTCGAGGGCGTCGTCCTGGGCCTGTGGCGCGGGGCCCGGCGCATCGCCGACTTCGGGGTGCCGGGAGGCGGGCGCTCGATCGTCCTCGGCGGCGGCTCCCGGTCGGCCGCCTACCGGCAGGTCGTCGCCGACCTCTCGGGCAGCGACACCGTCACCGTGGACGCGCCCGAGGCGACCGCCCGCGGCGCCGCGGTGCAGGCCGCCGCCCTCGTCCACGGCGAGACCGTGGCCGACATGACGCGTCGGTGGGAGCCCGCCACCGTGACCACCGACCACCCCCGTGACGACCGGGCCGCCGGCCTGGTCGAGCGCTACGAGCGCCTGGCCTCCCTGCAGGCCGACGGCACCACCTTCTGACCACCCCCTGCCACCACCTGAGACCGAGGAGACGACATGAGCGACACCCCCACCATCCCCGCCGAGATGACCGCCAGCGTGCTGAAGGGCGTCGGGTCCATCGTCCTGGAGCAGCGTCCGGTCCCCCGGCCCGCGCCGGACGAGGTGCTCATCAAGGTCGCGAGCGTCGGCGTCTGCGGCTCGGACGTCCACTACTACGAGCACGGTCGCATCGGCGAGTACGTCGTCGAGGAGCCGCTGATCCTCGGCCACGAGCTGAGCGGCACGATCGTGGCGGTCGGCAGCGACGTCGACGCGGACCGGGTCGGCGAGCGGGTCGCCGTGGAGCCGCAGCGCCCCTGCCGGGTCTGCGACTTCTGCAAGGCCGGTGACTACAACCTCTGCCCCGAGATGGAGTTCTACGCCACCCCGCCCGTCGACGGCGCCTTCTGCGAGTACGTCGTCATCCAGGCCGACTTCGCCTTCGCCCTGCCGGACTCGATCAGCGACCACGCCGGCGCCCTGCTCGAGCCGCTGTCGGTCGGCATCGCGGCCGCGCAGAAGGGCGGCATCCAGGTCGGTGACCGCGTGCTCATCGCGGGCGGTGGCCCCATCGGCATCATCACCGCCCAGGTGGCCCGGGCCTACGGCGCCGCCGAGGTCGTCCTCACCGACATCAACCCCGCCCGCCGCGAGCTGGCCTCGCGCTACGGCGTGACCCGGGTGGTCGACCCGGGGCAGGAGTCGCTCGAGGGCCTGGACGCGCACGTCTTCATCGACGCCACCGGAGCCATCCCCGCCATCAGCTCGGGCATCCGGGCGACCCGCCCCGGAGGCACCGTCGTCCTCGTCGGCAGCGCCGACGAGATCCCGCTCTCGGTGCCCGACGTCGCGATGCGTGAGCTCAACGTCACCGGCATCTTCCGCTACACCGGCACCTGGCCCATCGCCCGCGAGCTGGTCAGCAGTGGCCAGGTCGAGGTCGACTCCCTCGTCACCCACGTCTTCGGCCTGGAGCAGGTGGAGGAGGCGCTCTCCGGCGACGGCGCGCAGGACAGCCTCAAGCGCATCGTCCTGCCCGGTGTCGGACGCGTGGAGGACCCGGTCGCAGCAGCCCGGGGCGACCGGTGAGCACCGCCACCACCGCGACGGCGACCCCGCGCCTCACCGTGACGGGGGTGAGCAAGTCCTTCCCCGGGGTCATGGCCCTGCAGGACGTCACCTTCACGGTGCGCCCCGGCACCGTGCACGCCCTCTGCGGCGAGAACGGCGCAGGGAAGTCGACGCTCATGAAGATCATCAACGGCATCTACTCCCCCGACACCGGGGAGATGCGCATCGACGACGAGCCGGTGCGGGTGCGCAACCCCATCGAGGCGCGCGCCAAGGGGATCGCCATGATCTCCCAGGAGCTCAACTACGTGCCGGACATGACCATCGCCGAGAGCTTCTTCATCGGGCGCCTGCCCACGCGGTTCGGCAAGGTCGACTGGGCTCACATGCGGCGCGAGGCCCGGCGGCTGCTGGCCGAGGAGGGCCTGGACTACTCGGTCAACCGCAAGCTGGGCAGCCTGACGGTCTCGGAGATCCAGACGCTGGAGATCCTGCGGGCCGTCTACCACGACGCCGACGTGCTCATCATGGACGAGCCGACCTCGGCGATCGCCCACCGCGAGGTGGCCTCCCTGTTCACCAAGATCCGTCGGCTGCGCTCCGAGGGCAAGGCCATCATCTACATCTCGCACAAGATGGACGAGGTCTTCGAGCTGGCCGACGACGTCACCGTGCTGCGCGACGGCACCGTCGTCAGCAGCCAGGCGGCATCCGAGATCGGGCCCGAGACGGTGATCGCGCAGATGGTCGGGCGTGACCTGGACCACCAGGCCTACCCCAAGGAGCAGGTCGACATCGGCGAGACGGTGCTCGAGGCGCGCGGGCTGTCCAACAGCCAGCTCTTCGAGAACATCAGCCTGTCGGTCCGCAAGGGGGAGATCGTCGGCCTGGCCGGGCTCATCGGGGCCGGGCGCAGCGAGGTGGTGCGCGCCATCTTCGGGCTGGAGACGCTGGACGCCGGAGAGATCGAGGTCGACGGCCGACCGGTGCGCCTGCGCAGCCCCAAGGCCGCCATCGACCAGGGCGTCGTCATGCTCTCCGAGGACCGCCGGCTCGTCGGGATCATCCCGCAGATGAGCATCAAGCAGAACGCCACCCTGGCCAGCCTGCGCAAGGTCATCCGGGGCGGCTTCACCCGCCGACGGCAGGAGGAGACGCTGGCGAAGGAGTACTTCGACCGGCTCTCGGTCAAGGCGCCCAGCAGCGAGACCCGTATCTCCTCCCTCAGCGGTGGCAACCAGCAGAAGGTCCTGCTCGCCCGCTGGCTCATCGCCGACCCCAAGGTGCTGCTCCTCGACGAGCCGACCCGCGGGATCGACGTCGGGGCCAAGTTCGAGATCTACAAGATCATGACCCAGCTCGCCCGCCAGGGCCGCGGGATCCTCATGATCTCCTCCGAGCTCCCCGAGCTCATCGGGATGTGCGACCGCATCTACGTGATGGCGGCCGGCCGGCTCACGGCCGAGCTCACCCCCGACGAGTACTCCCAGGAAACGATCCTCACCCACGCCATGAACGACTCCGAGGTGGTATGACCATGCTGGCACGACTCAAGGCCCTCGACACGGGCCGCTACTCGATCTTCCTGATCCTGGGGGCGGTGGTCGTCGTGGCGAGCTTCCTCAGCGAGAACTTCATGACGGCGAACAACGTCACGAACGTGCTCCGCCAGGTGGCCGTCATCACGATCCTGGCCTACGGCGCGATGACGCTCATCATCGCCGGCATGATCGACCTCTCCGCGGGCGCCGTCATGGCCTTCGCCGGCGTGGTGTCGGTCATCGTCTACAAGGACACGAGCAGCATGGCGCTGGCGATCCTCGCCGGTGTCGTCGTGGGTGTCGCCTGCAACCTCGTCAACGCGTTCCTCGTCGCGACGCTGCGCACCCCGGCCTTCATCGTCACCCTCGGGATGATGATGATCGCGCGCGGCGCGGTCCTCGAGCTCACCCAGGGCCAGAACGTCCTGCAGCTCGGCGACTTCGTCGTCCTCGGTCAGGGCTCGCTCGGCCCGATCCCGCTGCCCACGCTCTTCCTCGTCGTCATCACCGTCATCGTCTGGTACCTCATGAGCCAGACCCGCTACGGCCGGTCGCTGTATGCGGTGGGCGGCAACGAGGAGGCGGCCCGCGCCGCGGGCATCGCGGTGGAGCGGGTCAAGTACCAGGCCTTCATCGTCAACGGCGTCCTCGTCGGGTTCGCCGGGGTCATCTTCATGGCCCGGGTCAACGCCGGCCTGCCCAACGCCGGTGTCGGCTACGAGCTGCAGGCCATCACCGCCCCGATCATCGGTGGCACCAGCTTCTCCGGCGGCATTGGGACGACGGCCGGCACGCTGGCCGGGGCCCTCATCGTGGGCGTGCTGGGCAACATCATGAACCTCACCGGCGTCGGCTCCTACGTCCAGCAGATCGTCATGGGCGTCATCATCGCCGTCGCCGTCGCCTACGACGTCTGGTCCAAGCGCGGCAAGCGCAAGACCGTGATCCTCAAGAACAACGGCGAGGACGACGGTCAGCCCCCGGCGTCGGGGGAGGCACCGGTACCCGCCGGGGCCGGCGGTGCCGCCGGTCGCCAGGGCCAGGGGGTGTCGCCGTAGCTCCCGACAGCACGACCGCCATCCCACCCCGTCCCGTGAACCCTGCACCACACCTTCATCAAAGGAGAAGAAGAACGTGAGGAACCTTTCCCGCAAGTACCTGGCCATCGGTGTCGCCACCGCCGCCCTCGCCGTCACCGCCTGCTCTGGCGGTGGTGACGACGGCAGCAGCGCGGAGGGCGACGGCGAGAGCTACCGCGTCGCCTACATCGCTCGCGCCCAGGTCGACTCGTTCGCCGCCTGGCTGGCCAACGAGATGCAGTCCGAGGCCGAGAAGTACGACGACATCACGCTCGACGTCTTCGACGGCCAGGCGAACGACGAGATCGAGAACACCCAGATCGAGAACGCCATCGCCAACCAGTACGACGCGATCATCGTGCAGGCCAACAACGGCGAGGCGCAGCGGCCCTACATCCAGCAGTCGGTCGACGCCGACATCGTGACGATCACGACCAACCCCCGCGTGGACGACATCGAGGGCGCCAGCTCGGTCGACGCCAGCCCCTTCGACCAGGGTGCCGGCGTCGCGGAGCTCGCCGTCGAGGAGATCCCCGAGGACGCGCGTGTCGTCGTCCTCAACGGCCCCGGTGGCAACTTCCACTCCACCGAGCGCCGCAACGCCTGGGAAGAGGTCTTCTTCGCCGAGCGCCCGGACGTGGAGATCGTCGCGGAGGACATCGCCAACTGGAACAAGGACGAGGCCCTCACCCTCATGGAGGACTGGGTGCTCGCCAACGGCGAGATCGACGCGATCATCTCGATGAACGACAACATGGCCGCCGGTGCCCTGGAGGCCGTGCGCGGTGACGCCGCCTACGACGACATCCTCGCCTACGGCGTGGACGGGACCCCCGAGGCGACGCTGCTCATCCAGGACGGCCTCATGACCGCCACCACCCTGCAGGACGCCTCGGAGCTCGCCGAGCTCAACATGAGCACCGTGCACGACCTGCTCACCGGCGCCGAGGACGAGGTCAACGTCGACATCGGCAACCCGGTCATCACGCAGGACAACGTGCAGGAGTACATCGACCTCTACACCGAGGCCGGCCTCATCGACGGCTGAGCTCCGCCGTCCGACCCAGGGGGCGGGGCGCAATCCCGCCCCGCCCCCGGCTCCACCCCCTCCCACCCCCACCCGGAAGGTCCCATGACCGTCATCGACCAGTTCTCCCTCGCCGGGCGCACCGCCCTCGTGACCGGCGCCACCCGCGGCCTCGGCCGTGCCTTCGCCACCGCCCTCGCCGAGGCCGGGGCCGACATCGTCGTGCACGGTCGCGACGCCGAGCTGGCGGAGGAGGTCGCCGGAGACATCCGCGGCCTCGGTCGCACCGCCACGGTCGTGCTCGGCGACCTCACCACGGCCCAGGGCGTGAGCTCGGTCGTGGACGAGGCGACCTCGAAGGCCGGCCAGATCGACGTGCTCGTCAACAACGCCGGCGCCTGCATCCACCGGCCCGCCCTCGAGGTGACCGACGAGGAGTGGACGCACGTGATCGACACCAACGTGACGGCACTGTGGCGGATGTCGCAGGCGGTCGGCGCGCAGATGGTCGAGCGCGGCTCCGGCACCATCGTCAACGTCGGCTCGATCTCCGCGATGATCGTCAACCGTCCGCAGTTCCAGCCGGCCTACAACGCCTCCAAGGCTGCCGTGCACCAGCTCACGCGGTCGCTGGCGGCGGAGTGGGCTCCCAAGGGGGTCCGGGTCAACGCCCTGGCGCCCGGCTACATCAAGACCGACATGTCCCCGGTCGACGAGCCGCAGTTCCGCCGGATGTGGATCGAGGACTCGGCCATGCAGCGGTACGCGACGCCCGACGAGCTCGGCGGCGCGATGGTCTTCCTCGCCTCGGACGCCTCCAGCTTCGTCACCGGCTCGGTCCTCGTCGTCGACGGCGGTTACACCGTTTACTGACGCCTCCCCCGGACCCGCGAGCCAGCCTGTCCCACCCGCGGTCGACCCTCCTGAGCGCCACCCCGCCGACCGGCGCGGTGGCGCTCAGCGGCGTGCGGCCTCATACCTGCTCAGCGCCTCCTTGCGCTCCTCGGCGTGGTCGATGATGGGCTGGGGGTAGTCGTGCTCGTAGCCGTCGTCGGCCTTCCACGGCTGGTGCGCGGACTTGCCGGAGAGGTGGCGCAGCTCGGGCACCCAGCGCCGCACGTAGTCACCCGTCGGGTCGAACTTCTCACCCTGGGTGACCGGGTTGAAGACGCGGAAGTAGGGCGAGGCGTCGGTGCCGGTGCCGGCGACCCACTGCCAGCCGTGGTTGTTGCTCGCGATGTCGCCGTCGACGAGCCGGTCGAGGAACCAGCGCGCCCCGGTCGGCCACCAGACGTGCAGGTCCTTGGTGAGGAAGCTCGCCGTGATCATCCGCACCCGGTTGTGCATCCACCCGACCTCGCGCAGCTGCCGCATCCCCGCGTCGACGATGGGGTAGCCGGTGCGCCCGTCCTTCCAGGCCTGGATCGCGTCCTGCGGCTCGTCGTAGCGCATGCCGGGCAGCGCGTCGCGCAGGTCCTCCCAGGCGCTGCGAGGGTTCTCGGCCAGGACGTCGCCGTAGAACTCGCGCCAGGCGATCTCCTGCTCGAAGGTCTGCGCGCCCTGCGAGCGCTTGTCGGCGAGGTCGGCCAGGATCGTCCGCGGGTGGATCGCGCCGATCTTGAGGTAGGCCGACAGCCGGCTCGTGCCGTCGACGGCCGGCTTGTCGCGGTCGCCGTCGTAGTCGTCGAGCGCCTCGTCGCGGAAGTCGCGCCACCGGGCCAGCGCGGCCTTCTCCCCCGCCTCGGGCATCTGCGGCAGGTCGTCCTCGCGCAGCGCCTTGTCCAGCATGTCGAGTGCCTTCTGGTGGCTGTCGACGTCGACGAGGTCCAGGGAGCGGGGGTATGCCGCGGGCTCGGGCCACCCGTGCTCGTGCCAGGCCCGGTGGAAGGGGGTGTAGACCTTGTAGGGCTCCCCCGAGCCGTTGCGCACCAGGCCGGGGCCGACGGCATACGGGGTGCCGGTCTCGACCCACTCGACGTCCTTGTCGGCGAGCGCGTCCTGCACCTTCGCGTCGCGGCGCTGACCGGCGGGCGTGACCTCGCGGGTGACGTGCACCGAGCCGGCCCCGACCTCGTGGGCGACGGCGGGCACGACCTTGGCGGGGTCGCCGTGGCGGATGACGAGGCGGCCGTCGAAGTCCTCCTGGGCGGCCTGGAGGCTCGCGGCGAGCCAGGCGCGGCGCACCGGGCCGCCGCGCTCCCACAGGCCCGGGTCGACGACGAAGAGCACGCAGACCTTGCCGTCGTCCGCGGCGTCCCGGGCGGCGAGCAGGGCGGGGTGGTCGCCACGGCGCAGGTCGCGGCGCAGCCAGAGCAGGGCGGTCATGTCGTCACCGGTGCCGAGGTCATACCTCGACCCTAGATCGGCGCACCGACAGTGGCGACCGCGCGCGTGGGAAGGATGCGGGGGCCCTGCGGGGACGGCATAGTGGCCCCATGAAGATCGCCGTGCCGACCGAGGTCAAGAACAACGAGTTCCGGGTGGCCATCACCCCGGTGGGGGTGCACGAGCTGGTGCGCCGCGGGCACGAGGTCTTCGTGCAGCAGGGGGCCGGGCTCGGGTCCTCGATCAGCGACGAGGAGTACGTCGCGCAGGGCGCCACCATCGTCGACGGACCGGACGCGACGTGGGCGGCCGGCGAGATGGTGCTCAAGGTGAAGGAGCCGATCGAGAGCGAGTACGCCTACCTGCGTGACGACCTGCTGCTCTTCACCTACCTGCACCTGGCGGCGGACGAGCCGCTGACCCGCCGGCTGGTCGAGGCGGGCACGACGGCCGTGGCCTACGAGACGGTGCAGCTGGACAGCGGGATGCTGCCGCTGCTCTACCCCATGTCCGAGGTCGCCGGGTGCCTCGCGCCGCAGGTCGGGGCGCACACGATGATGAAGGCGCAGGGCGGCCGCGGCGTGCTCATGGGCGGCATCGGGGGCGTCGCCAACGCCAAGGTGCTCGTCCTCGGCGGCGGCGTCGCGGGGCAGAACGCCGCCAACATCGCGCTCGGCATGGGCGCCGACGTCACCATCCTCGACACCGACCTCGACAAGCTGCGCACGCTCTTCTGGCGCTTCGACAACCAGGTGAAGCAGCTGGCGTCCAACAACCTGACGATCACCGAGCTGGTGGCGGACGCCGACATGGTGATCGGCACGGTCCTCATCCCCGGCGCCAAGGCCCCCAAGCTCGTCACCGACGACATGGTCGCGACGATGAAGCCGGGCTCGGTGCTCGTCGACGTCGCCATCGACCAGGGCGGCTGCTTCGAGGGCTCGCGCCCGACCACGCACGCCGAGCCGACCTTCCCGGTGCACAACTCGCTCTACTACTGCGTCGCCAACATGCCCGGCGCCGTCCCCCACACCTCCACCTGGGCGCTCACCAACGCGACCCTGCCGTATGCCGTGCAGCTCGCCGACAAGGGCTGGGAGCGAGCCCTGCGCGACAACGGGGCCCT
This genomic window from Serinicoccus chungangensis contains:
- a CDS encoding cryptochrome/photolyase family protein, which codes for MTALLWLRRDLRRGDHPALLAARDAADDGKVCVLFVVDPGLWERGGPVRRAWLAASLQAAQEDFDGRLVIRHGDPAKVVPAVAHEVGAGSVHVTREVTPAGQRRDAKVQDALADKDVEWVETGTPYAVGPGLVRNGSGEPYKVYTPFHRAWHEHGWPEPAAYPRSLDLVDVDSHQKALDMLDKALREDDLPQMPEAGEKAALARWRDFRDEALDDYDGDRDKPAVDGTSRLSAYLKIGAIHPRTILADLADKRSQGAQTFEQEIAWREFYGDVLAENPRSAWEDLRDALPGMRYDEPQDAIQAWKDGRTGYPIVDAGMRQLREVGWMHNRVRMITASFLTKDLHVWWPTGARWFLDRLVDGDIASNNHGWQWVAGTGTDASPYFRVFNPVTQGEKFDPTGDYVRRWVPELRHLSGKSAHQPWKADDGYEHDYPQPIIDHAEERKEALSRYEAARR
- the ald gene encoding alanine dehydrogenase, which encodes MKIAVPTEVKNNEFRVAITPVGVHELVRRGHEVFVQQGAGLGSSISDEEYVAQGATIVDGPDATWAAGEMVLKVKEPIESEYAYLRDDLLLFTYLHLAADEPLTRRLVEAGTTAVAYETVQLDSGMLPLLYPMSEVAGCLAPQVGAHTMMKAQGGRGVLMGGIGGVANAKVLVLGGGVAGQNAANIALGMGADVTILDTDLDKLRTLFWRFDNQVKQLASNNLTITELVADADMVIGTVLIPGAKAPKLVTDDMVATMKPGSVLVDVAIDQGGCFEGSRPTTHAEPTFPVHNSLYYCVANMPGAVPHTSTWALTNATLPYAVQLADKGWERALRDNGALAKGLNTHAGKLTYGAVGEAFGMDSVAVEDVLG